A genomic region of Gammaproteobacteria bacterium contains the following coding sequences:
- a CDS encoding class I adenylate cyclase, which translates to MEILAAKKRFMALNRARLVRANACLSRKQQSFLDILPLLFHTNHPAFPGFISKSTPKGISDYNPTKKTLDIAKNIARSFDYKKRALSHYEIHSLFLMGSSGTVAYSKKSDFDIWICHSHEIKADKLDELQKKAKALEEWAITFDLDVHFFLVEPQAFRQGRTEQLSSESSGSAQYHLLLEEFYRTSLLLAGLYPIWWLIPPNKEHEYDKHVEHLIKQRFITKNECIDLGGVNSIPSEEFFGATLWQLYKGIDSPYKSVLKILLMETYASEYPNIDLLSVRFKNAIYNGVIQLDELDPYVILINKIEEYLSQRGEKERLQLARRCFYFKANEQLSRTTPSKQESWRYQLLHNLVTAWGWTPQEIKTLDERNTWKVTKVQEEREILVGELTHSYQFLSEFARKHAQETHISQQDMTILGRKLYAAFERKAGKIEIINQGIAPNLKESQLSFCQTSGKNRQSQWLLFRGQITATEIEITQPLKRGRNLFELISWCFFNRLLDTQTDISLNASNSSLTTKELRFIVSAFEEHYTNNALTSASFEELAQPAKITKSLLFINLGIDPMESRTREGIHLTSNRTDSLSYGGLHENLALHFDQVILTSWKEVLITSHRTKESGLLESLCQYISQGVPSKKETPPSIATYCFTPTRGVAISQRIKSLFDDVVQCFYGPQAQIARYLLIISQTYYVLKLKNNTLQYKELDEPKALLPFLEKESSQFSPVVFDRHVLSNSPLPLLYRFNEPGTIQLFFQENGGEITVFILDERGSLYQQHESYYSLKSMLCQYKLFIDSVIDRQRFQYSENEIEDIATTLKCYQINNKRKENKFKLTPRNISHLNRAQGYFNMQVIVEADEQNQPIFTFYCDGQEFSSLEFGQSLYDKVAAYVLEKRQSGLAYPIYITDLDVPRSLLGGQAEYAQTIHFLNYKKQVESKLNEALELLATPPDLQQP; encoded by the coding sequence ATGGAGATATTGGCGGCCAAAAAACGCTTTATGGCATTAAACCGTGCGCGTTTGGTACGTGCCAATGCCTGCCTGAGCCGCAAACAACAATCTTTTCTCGATATTTTACCTTTACTTTTCCACACCAACCATCCAGCCTTTCCTGGTTTTATATCGAAATCCACACCCAAAGGCATTTCTGATTATAATCCCACAAAAAAAACGCTTGATATCGCAAAAAATATAGCTCGAAGTTTTGACTATAAAAAAAGAGCGTTGTCCCATTATGAAATCCATTCACTTTTTCTGATGGGTAGCAGTGGCACAGTCGCCTATTCAAAAAAAAGTGATTTCGATATCTGGATTTGCCACAGCCACGAAATCAAAGCCGACAAACTGGATGAGTTACAAAAAAAAGCCAAAGCACTCGAAGAATGGGCCATTACATTTGACCTTGATGTACACTTTTTTCTGGTCGAACCTCAAGCTTTTCGCCAAGGTCGCACCGAACAGCTTTCATCCGAGAGCAGTGGCAGCGCCCAATATCACCTATTGTTAGAAGAGTTTTATCGTACTAGCCTGCTCCTGGCAGGTCTCTATCCTATTTGGTGGCTCATCCCACCAAATAAAGAGCATGAATATGACAAGCATGTAGAGCACCTGATAAAGCAAAGATTTATTACCAAAAATGAGTGTATTGACCTAGGGGGCGTTAACAGTATTCCATCGGAAGAATTTTTTGGAGCGACGCTATGGCAACTGTATAAGGGAATTGATTCACCCTACAAGTCCGTCCTCAAAATTTTATTAATGGAAACCTATGCCAGCGAATACCCCAATATTGATCTTCTTTCCGTGCGATTTAAAAACGCAATTTACAACGGAGTGATACAACTTGATGAGCTTGACCCTTATGTCATTTTAATCAACAAAATTGAAGAGTACCTCAGTCAGCGTGGAGAAAAGGAACGATTACAACTTGCCCGTCGCTGCTTTTATTTTAAAGCCAACGAACAGTTAAGTCGCACCACTCCATCCAAACAAGAGAGCTGGCGATACCAACTGCTACATAACCTAGTCACGGCATGGGGCTGGACACCACAAGAGATCAAGACGCTTGATGAACGAAATACCTGGAAAGTCACAAAAGTTCAGGAGGAACGTGAAATCCTTGTAGGCGAACTCACCCATAGCTATCAGTTCCTTTCCGAGTTCGCACGCAAACACGCACAAGAGACCCATATCAGCCAACAGGATATGACTATTCTTGGGCGCAAGCTGTATGCGGCATTTGAGCGTAAAGCGGGGAAAATAGAAATAATCAATCAGGGCATTGCTCCCAATCTAAAGGAGAGCCAATTAAGTTTTTGCCAAACCAGTGGAAAAAACCGGCAATCACAATGGCTGCTTTTCAGAGGTCAAATTACCGCTACAGAAATTGAAATTACCCAACCACTAAAACGAGGGCGAAATCTTTTTGAACTGATAAGTTGGTGTTTTTTCAATCGCTTACTGGATACCCAAACCGATATATCGCTCAACGCCTCTAACAGCTCGCTAACAACTAAAGAGTTACGATTCATTGTCAGCGCATTTGAAGAGCACTATACCAACAATGCATTAACAAGCGCTTCTTTTGAAGAGCTGGCTCAACCCGCAAAAATAACGAAATCACTTTTATTTATCAATCTGGGCATTGACCCAATGGAATCACGCACACGCGAAGGCATTCACCTAACCAGCAATCGAACGGACTCACTGAGTTATGGCGGACTTCATGAAAATTTAGCCCTTCATTTTGATCAAGTCATTCTGACAAGCTGGAAAGAAGTTCTGATCACCTCCCACCGCACAAAAGAGTCAGGTTTGCTGGAGAGCTTATGTCAATATATTAGCCAGGGAGTTCCCTCAAAAAAAGAGACTCCGCCTTCAATCGCAACCTATTGCTTCACACCCACAAGAGGTGTCGCCATCAGTCAGCGAATCAAGAGTTTGTTTGATGATGTCGTTCAATGTTTTTATGGCCCGCAAGCTCAGATTGCACGTTATTTACTCATTATCAGTCAAACCTACTATGTACTCAAACTCAAAAATAACACTCTGCAATATAAAGAATTAGACGAGCCTAAGGCATTACTGCCATTTCTTGAGAAAGAATCCAGTCAATTCAGCCCTGTTGTTTTTGATAGGCACGTACTCTCAAACAGCCCGTTACCTCTCCTATACCGGTTTAACGAACCCGGTACGATACAGCTATTTTTCCAAGAAAATGGGGGTGAAATTACCGTATTTATTCTGGACGAACGAGGCAGCCTATACCAACAGCATGAAAGTTATTACAGCCTTAAAAGTATGTTGTGCCAATATAAACTGTTTATTGACTCTGTTATTGACCGACAACGTTTTCAGTATTCTGAGAATGAAATTGAAGATATCGCAACCACATTAAAATGCTACCAAATAAACAACAAACGCAAAGAAAATAAATTTAAGCTCACCCCACGAAACATCAGCCATTTAAACCGTGCCCAAGGCTATTTCAATATGCAGGTTATTGTTGAAGCGGATGAGCAAAACCAGCCAATATTTACCTTTTATTGTGATGGACAAGAGTTCAGCTCACTGGAATTTGGTCAATCTCTGTATGACAAAGTCGCCGCTTACGTACTTGAAAAGCGCCAAAGTGGCCTTGCCTACCCTATCTATATTACCGATTTAGATGTCCCCAGATCACTGCTCGGTGGACAGGCTGAATATGCCCAGACCATTCACTTTCTAAACTACAAAAAACAGGTTGAAAGCAAACTCAACGAAGCACTGGAGCTGCTTGCCACACCCCCTGACCTTCAGCAACCATAA